The following are from one region of the Erwinia billingiae Eb661 genome:
- the glnE gene encoding bifunctional [glutamate--ammonia ligase]-adenylyl-L-tyrosine phosphorylase/[glutamate--ammonia-ligase] adenylyltransferase: MSPSLTQTLPPLLAAQAQQLSPTWGELSAGQQGVLAFSDFVQDNLARHPDWWQSLQEQAPAPDEWRHYPAWLAEKLADVADENALMRELRLFRRQMLTRIAWMQTLATSSTQDSLKQLSELAETLIVAARDWLWLACCREFGTPVNAAGEPQPLLILGMGKLGGGELNFSSDIDLIFTWPENGTTTGGRRELDNAQFFTRLGQRLIKVLDQPTVDGFVYRVDMRLRPFGDSGPLVLSFAALEDYYQEQGRDWERYAMVKARLMGGTDDRWSQELQQMLRPFIYRRYIDFSVIQSLRNMKSMIAREVRRRGLTDNIKLGAGGIRETEFIVQVFQLIRGGRERSLQLRALLPTLQAIGELNLLPGEQVGQLSEAYLYLRRLENLLQSINDEQTQTLPADALNRERLAWAMGVENWAALTRQLEGHMAAVRAIFDDLIGDDTPETGGNKEADDYGVLWQDRLEEAELAPLVPHLESEARQRLLQTINDFRQDVDKRTIGPRGRQALDQLMPRLLSEVCPRDDAAVALSRLTPLLLGVVTRTTYLELLTEYHGALKHLIRLCAASPMVASQLARYPLLLDELLDPATLYQPTATDAYRDELRQYLLRIPEEDEEQQLEALRQFKQAQHLRIAAADIAGTLPVMKVSDHLTWLAEAMIEQVVQQAWQMMVQRYGRPSHLIQLQERGFAVVGYGKLGGWELGYSSDLDLVFLHDCPADAVTDGERSIDGRQFYLRLAQRVMHLFSTRTSSGILYEVDARLRPSGAAGMLVSTFDAFDEYQRNEAWTWEHQALVRARIVFGEAALSQRFDDIRRGILCLPREADKLKIDVREMREKMRAHLGNKHKGRWDLKADRGGITDIEFITQYLVLRYAASEPKLTRWSDNVRILELMANNDRMSSEEAKALTQAYVTLRDALHHLALQELPGHVSPDAFSAEKSVVNNSWLHWFGS; the protein is encoded by the coding sequence ATGTCGCCATCGCTTACTCAGACCCTGCCGCCGCTGCTGGCGGCACAGGCCCAACAGCTTAGCCCGACATGGGGAGAACTGAGCGCCGGACAGCAGGGCGTGCTGGCCTTCAGTGATTTTGTGCAGGACAACCTGGCACGCCATCCTGACTGGTGGCAATCGCTGCAGGAGCAGGCGCCCGCGCCGGACGAGTGGCGGCACTATCCGGCCTGGCTGGCTGAAAAGCTGGCAGATGTGGCGGATGAAAATGCCCTGATGCGTGAACTGCGCCTGTTCCGGCGGCAGATGCTGACGCGCATTGCCTGGATGCAGACGCTGGCAACCAGCAGTACGCAAGACTCGCTGAAGCAGCTTAGCGAACTGGCTGAAACCCTGATTGTCGCCGCCCGTGACTGGCTCTGGCTGGCCTGCTGCCGTGAATTCGGCACGCCGGTCAATGCCGCCGGTGAGCCGCAGCCGCTGCTGATCCTCGGCATGGGCAAGCTGGGCGGCGGCGAGCTGAACTTCTCTTCTGATATCGACCTGATTTTCACCTGGCCTGAAAATGGCACCACCACCGGCGGACGCCGTGAACTGGATAATGCCCAGTTCTTCACGCGGCTTGGCCAGCGTCTGATCAAAGTGCTCGATCAACCGACGGTCGACGGCTTCGTCTATCGCGTGGATATGCGGCTGCGGCCATTTGGTGACAGCGGCCCGCTGGTATTGAGCTTTGCCGCGTTGGAAGATTATTACCAGGAGCAGGGACGCGACTGGGAGCGCTATGCGATGGTCAAAGCGCGCCTGATGGGCGGGACGGACGATCGCTGGAGCCAGGAATTACAGCAGATGCTGCGGCCCTTCATCTACCGCCGCTACATCGACTTCAGCGTGATCCAGTCGCTACGAAATATGAAAAGCATGATCGCCCGTGAAGTCCGGCGGCGCGGCCTGACCGACAACATCAAGTTGGGTGCAGGCGGCATCCGCGAAACGGAATTCATTGTGCAGGTGTTCCAGCTGATCCGGGGTGGGCGTGAGCGTTCGCTGCAGCTGCGTGCGCTGTTACCCACCTTGCAGGCCATTGGCGAGCTGAATTTGCTGCCTGGCGAACAGGTCGGGCAGCTCAGTGAGGCCTATCTCTATCTGCGTCGTCTGGAAAATCTGCTGCAAAGCATCAATGACGAACAGACCCAGACGCTGCCGGCGGACGCGTTAAACCGCGAGCGTCTGGCCTGGGCGATGGGCGTGGAGAACTGGGCTGCGCTGACCCGCCAGCTTGAGGGCCATATGGCCGCGGTGCGCGCAATTTTCGATGACCTGATTGGCGATGACACCCCGGAAACCGGCGGCAATAAAGAAGCCGATGATTATGGCGTGCTCTGGCAGGATCGGCTGGAAGAGGCCGAGCTTGCGCCGCTGGTTCCCCACCTTGAAAGCGAGGCGCGTCAGCGTTTGCTGCAAACCATCAACGACTTCCGTCAGGATGTGGATAAACGCACCATTGGCCCGCGTGGACGGCAGGCGCTCGATCAGCTGATGCCGCGTCTACTGAGCGAAGTCTGCCCGCGCGATGATGCTGCCGTTGCCTTAAGCCGCCTGACGCCGTTGCTGCTGGGCGTGGTAACGAGAACCACCTATCTGGAGCTGCTGACCGAGTATCACGGCGCGTTAAAGCACCTGATCCGCCTGTGTGCGGCGTCGCCAATGGTGGCCAGCCAGCTGGCGCGCTATCCGTTATTGCTCGATGAGCTGCTCGATCCGGCCACGCTCTACCAGCCGACCGCCACCGATGCCTACCGTGATGAGCTGCGCCAGTATCTGCTGCGCATCCCGGAAGAGGATGAGGAGCAGCAGCTGGAAGCGCTTCGTCAGTTTAAGCAGGCCCAGCATCTGCGCATTGCGGCGGCAGATATTGCCGGCACGCTGCCGGTAATGAAGGTCAGCGATCATCTGACCTGGCTGGCAGAAGCGATGATCGAGCAGGTGGTCCAGCAGGCCTGGCAGATGATGGTGCAGCGTTATGGTCGTCCTTCGCACCTGATTCAGCTTCAGGAACGCGGGTTTGCCGTGGTGGGTTACGGCAAGCTGGGTGGCTGGGAGCTGGGCTACAGCTCGGATCTGGACCTGGTGTTCCTGCATGATTGCCCGGCCGATGCGGTGACCGACGGCGAGCGCAGTATTGACGGCAGGCAGTTTTATCTGCGTCTGGCGCAGCGTGTTATGCACCTGTTCAGCACCCGCACTTCCTCCGGCATTCTGTATGAAGTGGATGCGCGGCTGCGTCCATCCGGAGCCGCAGGCATGCTGGTCAGTACCTTTGACGCCTTTGATGAATACCAGCGTAATGAAGCCTGGACCTGGGAGCATCAGGCGCTGGTGCGCGCGCGCATCGTATTTGGCGAGGCGGCGCTGAGCCAGCGCTTTGATGATATCCGCCGTGGCATCCTGTGCCTGCCGCGTGAGGCCGATAAGCTGAAGATCGACGTGCGCGAGATGCGTGAGAAAATGCGCGCGCACCTTGGCAACAAGCATAAAGGGCGCTGGGATCTGAAAGCCGATCGGGGCGGCATCACCGATATTGAATTCATTACGCAATACCTGGTCTTACGCTATGCCGCCAGTGAACCGAAGCTGACCCGCTGGTCCGATAACGTGCGCATTCTGGAGCTGATGGCCAATAATGACCGGATGAGCAGCGAAGAAGCGAAGGCGCTGACCCAGGCTTACGTCACGCTACGTGACGCGCTGCACCACCTCGCGTTGCAGGAGTTGCCGGGTCATGTCTCGCCGGATGCGTTCAGCGCGGAGAAGAGCGTGGTCAACAACAGCTGGCTGCACTGGTTCGGCAGTTAA
- the hldE gene encoding bifunctional D-glycero-beta-D-manno-heptose-7-phosphate kinase/D-glycero-beta-D-manno-heptose 1-phosphate adenylyltransferase HldE: MKITLPDFNRAGVLVVGDVMLDRYWYGPTSRISPEAPVPVVKVDNVEERPGGAANVAMNIASLGAGSRLVGLTGIDDAARALDASLSGVNVQCDFVAVATHPTITKLRVLSRNQQLIRLDFEEGFEGVDPEPLHERIRQGLPKAGALVLSDYAKGALASVETMIKIAREANVPVLVDPKGTDFERYRGATILTPNLSEFEAVVGKCADEAEIVERGMALMAQFDLSALLVTRSENGMTLLQPGKKPFHLPTQAQEVYDVTGAGDTVIGVLAAALAAGNTLEESCFLANAAAGVVVGKLGTSTVSPVELENAIRARPESGFGVMDEAQLREAVALARRRGEKVVMTNGCFDILHAGHVSYLANARKLGDRLIVAVNSDASTKRLKGETRPINPLINRMIVLGALEAVDWVVPFEEDTPQRVIADVLPDLLVKGGDYKPEEIAGSVEVWANGGEVRVLNFEDGISTSKIIEAIKAKD, from the coding sequence ATGAAAATTACGCTGCCCGATTTTAACCGTGCGGGTGTTCTGGTTGTTGGCGACGTGATGCTGGATCGCTACTGGTACGGCCCAACCAGCCGCATCTCCCCTGAAGCCCCGGTTCCGGTAGTAAAAGTGGATAACGTTGAGGAGCGTCCTGGCGGCGCGGCTAACGTGGCGATGAACATCGCCTCACTGGGCGCAGGCTCACGTCTGGTGGGATTGACCGGTATTGATGATGCCGCCCGCGCGCTGGACGCCAGCCTGAGTGGCGTTAACGTGCAGTGTGACTTCGTTGCGGTTGCCACCCATCCCACCATCACTAAGTTGCGCGTTCTGTCGCGTAACCAGCAGCTGATCCGCCTTGATTTTGAAGAAGGTTTTGAAGGCGTCGATCCTGAGCCGCTGCATGAGCGTATTCGTCAGGGCCTGCCGAAAGCGGGCGCGCTGGTGCTGTCTGACTACGCCAAAGGGGCGTTGGCCAGCGTAGAAACCATGATCAAGATCGCCCGCGAGGCCAATGTGCCGGTGCTGGTCGACCCGAAAGGCACTGACTTTGAGCGTTATCGCGGTGCCACCATTCTGACGCCAAATCTCTCTGAGTTTGAAGCCGTGGTCGGCAAATGTGCGGACGAAGCCGAGATTGTTGAGCGCGGCATGGCGCTGATGGCGCAGTTCGATCTGTCAGCCTTGCTGGTGACGCGTTCAGAGAACGGCATGACGCTGCTGCAACCGGGCAAAAAGCCGTTCCATCTGCCGACTCAGGCACAGGAAGTGTATGACGTGACCGGTGCCGGTGATACGGTGATTGGCGTGCTGGCGGCGGCGCTGGCGGCGGGCAATACGCTGGAAGAGAGCTGCTTCCTCGCCAACGCGGCGGCGGGTGTGGTGGTCGGTAAGCTGGGGACCTCTACCGTGTCGCCGGTTGAACTGGAAAACGCCATCCGTGCCCGTCCGGAGTCGGGTTTTGGCGTAATGGATGAAGCGCAGCTGAGAGAAGCGGTCGCGCTGGCTCGTCGTCGCGGTGAGAAAGTGGTGATGACCAACGGCTGCTTCGACATTCTGCACGCTGGCCACGTTTCCTATCTGGCCAACGCCCGTAAGCTGGGCGATCGCCTGATTGTTGCGGTTAACAGCGATGCCTCGACCAAACGGCTGAAAGGCGAAACCCGTCCGATCAATCCGTTGATCAACCGGATGATTGTGCTGGGCGCGCTGGAAGCGGTCGACTGGGTGGTGCCGTTTGAAGAAGACACGCCGCAGCGGGTGATTGCTGATGTGCTGCCAGACCTGTTGGTGAAAGGCGGAGACTACAAGCCGGAAGAGATTGCGGGCAGTGTTGAAGTTTGGGCTAACGGTGGCGAAGTGCGGGTGCTGAATTTTGAAGATGGCATCTCCACCAGCAAAATCATCGAAGCGATTAAAGCGAAAGACTGA
- a CDS encoding TIGR04211 family SH3 domain-containing protein, with translation MKKTQLIGLTLLTFSVAASVHAEEKRYISDELSTWVRSGPGDNFRLVGTLNAGEEVQLLQSNDSTHYAQIRDSNGRTTWIPESQLSQQPSLRTRVPQLEQQVKDLTDKLANIDGSWNQRTAEMQKKVAGSDGAINSLKDENQKLKNELVVAQKKVSAANVQLDDKQRTIIMQWFMYGGGVAGVGLLLGLLLPHMIPSRKKKDRWMN, from the coding sequence ATGAAAAAAACTCAGCTTATTGGCCTCACTTTACTGACTTTTAGCGTAGCAGCATCCGTTCATGCCGAAGAAAAACGCTATATCTCCGACGAACTTTCCACCTGGGTTCGCAGTGGTCCCGGTGACAATTTCCGCCTTGTCGGCACCCTGAATGCTGGCGAAGAAGTCCAACTGCTGCAATCGAATGACAGCACGCATTATGCACAGATCCGCGACTCAAACGGCCGCACCACCTGGATCCCGGAATCCCAGCTGAGCCAGCAGCCAAGCCTGCGTACCCGCGTGCCGCAGCTGGAACAGCAGGTCAAAGACCTGACTGACAAGCTGGCAAACATTGATGGCAGCTGGAACCAGCGCACCGCCGAGATGCAGAAGAAAGTGGCCGGTAGCGATGGCGCCATCAACAGCCTGAAGGACGAGAATCAAAAGCTGAAAAACGAACTGGTTGTGGCACAGAAAAAAGTGAGTGCCGCCAACGTTCAGCTTGATGATAAGCAGCGCACCATCATTATGCAGTGGTTTATGTACGGCGGCGGCGTGGCCGGTGTCGGCCTGCTGCTGGGTCTGCTGTTACCGCATATGATCCCGAGCCGTAAAAAGAAAGATCGCTGGATGAACTAA
- a CDS encoding CYTH domain-containing protein, whose product MTIEIELKFIATSDAAEKLPAQLANWPHQHSAPQKLTNIYFETADGQLRGWDMGLRIRGFGDSYEMTLKTAGQTIGGLHQRPEYNVALAKPELDIALLPADIWPQGCDLAALQQQLQPLFSTHFVREKWVVTYRESEIEVAFDRGDVTAGELSEPLNEIELELKSGERDDLLAFAAELANMGGLRLGSLSKAARGYALAKGNPTRELRPLKVMKVAPKATVEQAMLAAFTLALSQWQYHEELWLRGNRAAQHEVQQALETLRQTFSLFGSLVPRKASNELRHSLTGLEEALREDDVKADALCFSTLSLDTQLALTNWIVTERWRGFIDAKGDAKLQGSFKRFCDIMLGRIAADLKETFGDVRQMNEYQDKLTRLHRQLLAARLLSGGYDAETVDAWMQSWQQLAQAIESGQEIWLEGHCRQAVKQPAFWKNGTV is encoded by the coding sequence ATGACCATCGAAATCGAATTAAAGTTCATCGCGACCTCCGACGCCGCCGAAAAATTGCCTGCACAGCTGGCAAACTGGCCGCATCAGCACTCTGCACCGCAGAAACTCACCAATATCTACTTCGAAACGGCCGACGGCCAGTTGCGCGGTTGGGATATGGGGCTGCGCATTCGTGGCTTCGGCGACAGCTATGAAATGACGCTGAAGACAGCAGGGCAGACCATTGGTGGCCTGCATCAGCGCCCGGAATACAATGTGGCGCTTGCCAAACCCGAGCTGGATATTGCTCTGTTGCCAGCAGATATCTGGCCGCAAGGCTGCGATCTGGCCGCGCTGCAGCAGCAGTTGCAGCCGCTGTTCAGCACCCATTTCGTTCGTGAAAAGTGGGTGGTTACTTACCGGGAAAGCGAGATTGAAGTTGCGTTTGATCGCGGCGATGTCACCGCCGGTGAGCTGAGCGAGCCGCTGAATGAAATTGAGCTGGAACTGAAATCCGGTGAACGTGATGATCTGTTGGCCTTTGCCGCTGAACTGGCAAATATGGGCGGACTGCGTCTGGGGAGCCTGAGCAAAGCCGCCCGTGGATACGCGCTGGCCAAAGGCAATCCAACCCGCGAACTGCGCCCGCTGAAAGTAATGAAGGTGGCACCGAAAGCCACGGTAGAGCAGGCGATGCTGGCGGCGTTCACCCTGGCGCTGAGCCAGTGGCAGTATCACGAAGAGCTGTGGCTGCGTGGCAACCGCGCGGCTCAGCATGAAGTGCAGCAGGCGCTTGAAACCCTGCGCCAGACTTTCTCCCTGTTTGGTTCACTGGTGCCGCGTAAGGCCAGCAATGAGCTGCGTCACTCCTTAACCGGGCTGGAAGAAGCGCTGCGGGAAGATGATGTTAAGGCCGACGCTCTCTGTTTCAGCACGCTCTCTCTGGATACCCAGTTAGCACTTACTAACTGGATTGTAACCGAGCGCTGGCGCGGGTTTATCGACGCGAAAGGCGATGCCAAGCTGCAGGGATCGTTCAAACGCTTCTGCGACATTATGCTCGGCAGAATTGCCGCCGATTTGAAAGAAACCTTCGGCGATGTGCGTCAGATGAATGAGTATCAGGATAAATTGACCCGCCTGCATCGTCAGCTGCTGGCCGCCCGTTTACTGTCCGGTGGCTACGACGCTGAGACGGTCGATGCCTGGATGCAAAGCTGGCAGCAGCTGGCGCAGGCGATCGAAAGCGGTCAGGAAATCTGGCTGGAAGGTCATTGTCGCCAGGCGGTTAAGCAACCGGCCTTCTGGAAAAACGGCACCGTCTGA